One window from the genome of uncultured Tateyamaria sp. encodes:
- the pqqD gene encoding pyrroloquinoline quinone biosynthesis peptide chaperone PqqD yields MTQDDVPYLPRGVRTHFDAVRQVDVLLGPERVLVLDHVGTAVLGQLDGVASLGEISTRLAEVYDAPLDVIAPDVTGFVADLRDKGMVHVHPR; encoded by the coding sequence ATGACACAAGACGACGTGCCATACTTGCCGCGCGGTGTGCGCACGCATTTTGATGCGGTGCGTCAGGTTGACGTGCTGCTCGGGCCCGAACGGGTGCTGGTGCTGGACCATGTTGGCACGGCTGTTTTGGGGCAGTTGGACGGGGTGGCCAGTCTGGGCGAAATCTCGACCAGGCTGGCCGAAGTCTATGATGCGCCGCTGGATGTGATCGCGCCGGATGTGACAGGCTTTGTCGCCGATTTGCGGGACAAGGGGATGGTACATGTCCACCCGCGTTGA
- the pqqE gene encoding pyrroloquinoline quinone biosynthesis protein PqqE: MSTRVDPPMAMLAELTHRCPLACPYCSNPTELLAKDTELSTAAWSDVFRQAAALGVLQLHLSGGEPASRRDLVDLVAAAREAGLYTNLITSGIGLNARRLQELDDAGLDHVQLSLQGVTAAMADRIGGYAGGFDRKMHVAEIIADIGFPLTLNAVMHRENLDDLPATIDMARRLGARRIEVACVQFQGWALVNRAALQPSRAQVDDAKRTVARAVEALKGRLVIDFVPPDYYSDFPKACMNGWGSTGVNITPDGTVLPCHAAETLPHLTFDKVSDRPLAEIWYDGAAFNAYRGTDWLPPLCQGCERRDIDFGGCRCQAMAVLGDASAPDPVCHKSPGRAALDALLTEEVHSVDAPEFVYRR; the protein is encoded by the coding sequence ATGTCCACCCGCGTTGATCCCCCCATGGCCATGCTTGCCGAACTGACGCATCGCTGTCCGCTGGCCTGCCCGTATTGTTCAAACCCGACTGAACTCTTGGCGAAGGACACCGAACTCAGCACCGCGGCATGGTCTGATGTCTTTCGGCAAGCCGCGGCTCTGGGTGTCCTGCAATTGCACTTGTCGGGGGGCGAACCTGCATCACGGCGCGACCTTGTCGATCTGGTCGCGGCTGCGCGCGAGGCAGGACTTTATACGAACCTCATCACTTCCGGCATCGGTCTGAATGCGCGGCGCCTGCAAGAGCTGGACGACGCCGGGCTGGACCATGTGCAATTGTCCCTGCAGGGCGTTACAGCAGCCATGGCGGACCGGATCGGCGGGTATGCAGGCGGGTTTGACCGCAAGATGCACGTAGCTGAAATCATTGCCGATATCGGGTTTCCGCTGACCCTGAACGCGGTCATGCATCGCGAGAACCTGGATGATCTGCCCGCCACAATCGACATGGCTCGCCGGCTGGGCGCACGGCGGATCGAAGTGGCTTGTGTCCAGTTTCAGGGGTGGGCCCTTGTCAACCGCGCCGCCTTGCAGCCCAGCCGGGCGCAGGTGGATGACGCCAAACGCACCGTGGCCCGTGCGGTCGAGGCGCTCAAAGGACGCTTGGTCATCGACTTTGTGCCACCTGACTACTACTCGGACTTTCCCAAGGCGTGCATGAACGGCTGGGGCTCCACAGGGGTGAACATCACACCGGACGGCACGGTCCTGCCGTGCCACGCGGCTGAGACACTTCCACACCTCACCTTCGACAAGGTGTCAGACCGCCCACTGGCAGAAATCTGGTATGATGGTGCGGCGTTCAACGCCTATCGCGGCACGGACTGGCTGCCGCCGTTGTGCCAGGGCTGCGAACGCCGGGACATTGATTTTGGCGGCTGCCGGTGTCAGGCCATGGCCGTGTTGGGGGACGCATCGGCACCGGACCCGGTCTGCCACAAGTCACCCGGACGCGCCGCACTGGATGCATTGTTGACCGAAGAGGTGCACAGTGTCGATGCGCCCGAATTCGTCTATCGGCGATAG